The Oscillospiraceae bacterium genome contains a region encoding:
- a CDS encoding dipeptidase PepV codes for MFFEKYGPLADAYVAENEQNVIAAIKRLVDVPSVEGAPEPGKPFGPGPAAALAEGLALAKELGLATHNADNYIGWAELPGTGGKQVATITHLDVVPQGNGWTAAPFDMQVKDGWLIGRGVADDKGPSVLCLYALKFLKDNAVPLRHSVRALLGANEETGMADVDYYLKNFAAPDFCFSPDAEFPVCHGEKGGFNGNLVSGELHGNILEFEGGVAHNVVPDRAACLVKADITALTGREGITLEAENGAVRIRGWGKGGHAAMPAGTVNAIGLIVDYLLDNRLCTPEEEAYLKVLQKLHHATDGSGMGIAASDEVFDPLTIIGGMIKLEGGRLWQDLDCRYPTAITGAEIERRLNEAGAGAATVRQARWSEPFYIEAGDPAIQALLDTYNQVTGEHGKPFTMGGGTYARHFPRAVSFGPERADLALPEFAGPMHGANEGANIAHLMQALKIYILALLRLQDLEL; via the coding sequence ATGTTTTTTGAAAAATACGGCCCCCTGGCCGACGCCTATGTGGCCGAGAATGAGCAGAATGTGATCGCCGCCATCAAGCGGCTGGTGGATGTGCCCAGCGTGGAGGGCGCGCCCGAGCCGGGCAAGCCCTTTGGCCCCGGCCCCGCCGCCGCCCTGGCCGAGGGCCTGGCCCTGGCAAAGGAGTTGGGCCTTGCCACCCACAACGCAGACAACTACATCGGCTGGGCCGAGCTGCCCGGCACGGGCGGTAAGCAGGTGGCCACCATCACCCACCTGGACGTGGTGCCCCAGGGCAACGGCTGGACCGCCGCCCCCTTTGACATGCAGGTGAAGGACGGTTGGCTGATCGGCCGCGGCGTGGCCGACGACAAAGGCCCCAGCGTGCTGTGCCTGTACGCCCTGAAGTTTTTAAAGGATAACGCCGTGCCCCTGCGCCACAGTGTGCGCGCGCTGCTGGGCGCCAACGAGGAGACCGGCATGGCGGATGTGGACTACTACCTCAAAAACTTTGCCGCGCCGGACTTTTGCTTTTCGCCGGACGCCGAGTTCCCGGTGTGCCACGGCGAAAAGGGCGGGTTCAACGGCAACCTGGTGAGCGGCGAGCTGCACGGAAACATTCTGGAATTTGAGGGCGGCGTGGCCCACAATGTGGTGCCGGACCGGGCGGCCTGCCTGGTAAAAGCGGATATCACGGCGCTGACCGGGCGCGAGGGCATCACCCTGGAGGCCGAAAACGGCGCGGTGCGCATTCGCGGCTGGGGCAAGGGCGGCCACGCGGCCATGCCGGCGGGCACGGTGAACGCCATTGGCCTGATCGTGGATTACCTGCTGGACAACCGCCTTTGCACCCCGGAGGAAGAGGCGTACCTGAAGGTGCTGCAAAAGCTGCACCACGCCACCGACGGCAGCGGGATGGGCATTGCCGCAAGCGACGAGGTGTTCGACCCGCTCACCATCATTGGCGGCATGATCAAGCTGGAGGGCGGCCGCCTTTGGCAGGACCTGGACTGCCGCTACCCCACCGCCATTACCGGCGCCGAGATTGAGCGGCGGCTGAACGAGGCCGGGGCGGGCGCGGCCACTGTGCGCCAAGCCCGCTGGAGCGAGCCGTTTTACATTGAGGCAGGCGACCCCGCCATTCAGGCGCTGCTGGACACCTATAACCAGGTGACCGGCGAACACGGCAAGCCCTTTACCATGGGGGGCGGCACTTATGCCCGGCACTTCCCCCGGGCGGTGAGCTTTGGCCCCGAGCGGGCGGATCTGGCCCTGCCGGAGTTTGCGGGCCCTATGCACGGGGCCAACGAGGGCGCGAACATTGCCCACCTGATGCAGGCGCTGAAGATTTACATTCTGGCGCTGCTGCGCCTGCAGGACCTGGAGCTGTGA
- a CDS encoding Na/Pi cotransporter, giving the protein MTIFNVFNLAGGLALFLYGMTIMGTGLEKLAGGKLESILQRLTSSVPKAVLLGAVITGLIQSSSGTTVIVVGLVNSGILSLTQAIGIIMGANIGTTVTGQLIRLSDISGSGWLLTLLKPSTFSPVVAFIGAVLFVFFKSPKKRNVGQIMLGFGILFTGMFTMEGAVTPLRDSPLFLQLFSTLQNPVLGVLAGALVTVAIQSSSASIGILQALSATGAITWGSAIPIILGQNIGTCSTPLLASIGASTAAKRSAIVHLYFNIIGTTLFLGAVYGLKAAGLFPFWNEVMNKGDIANFHTLFNVLVTLLFIPFTRVLAWLAERTIPSHPGEAQDLSMPVLDERLFNSPAVALQQAKNAVEKMASRAAANFGKAFGQLEKYDEETTVSINTREELLDKMEVSITSYLIKISDQELSETESRQVSELLKFISEYERIGDYSINILQCARQAKEQELTFSKQARRELELLRAAVCETLELADGAFRQNDAALAARVEPLEEAVDQMCDALRERHLGRLKAGECSIESGIVFLDLLTNAERVSDHCSNVAARIVGMEADDLDAHARKAGLLAGQDAAFNAGLAAAKSKYLAPLGIAGA; this is encoded by the coding sequence TTGACCATTTTTAACGTCTTCAACCTTGCGGGCGGCCTGGCGCTGTTTTTGTACGGCATGACCATTATGGGCACAGGGCTCGAAAAGCTGGCGGGCGGCAAACTGGAATCCATTTTACAGCGGCTCACCAGCTCGGTGCCCAAGGCGGTGCTGCTGGGCGCGGTGATCACCGGCCTCATCCAGTCCTCCTCGGGCACTACCGTGATCGTGGTGGGCCTTGTGAACAGCGGCATTCTAAGCCTGACCCAGGCGATCGGCATCATCATGGGCGCCAACATCGGCACCACGGTCACCGGCCAGCTCATCCGCCTTTCGGATATCTCGGGCTCCGGCTGGCTGCTCACCCTGCTCAAGCCCAGCACCTTCAGCCCGGTGGTGGCGTTCATCGGGGCGGTGCTGTTCGTGTTCTTCAAAAGCCCCAAAAAGCGCAACGTGGGCCAGATCATGCTGGGCTTCGGCATCCTGTTCACCGGCATGTTCACCATGGAGGGCGCTGTGACCCCCCTGCGGGACAGCCCGCTGTTTTTGCAGCTCTTTTCCACCCTGCAAAACCCCGTGCTGGGCGTTTTGGCGGGTGCGCTGGTCACGGTGGCCATCCAGTCCTCCTCGGCCAGCATCGGCATTCTGCAGGCGCTCTCGGCCACGGGCGCCATCACCTGGGGCAGCGCCATCCCCATTATTTTGGGGCAGAACATCGGCACCTGCTCCACCCCGCTTCTGGCCTCGATCGGGGCTTCCACCGCCGCCAAGCGCAGCGCCATTGTGCACCTTTACTTCAACATCATCGGCACCACGTTGTTTTTGGGCGCGGTCTACGGGTTAAAAGCCGCCGGCCTGTTTCCGTTCTGGAACGAGGTGATGAATAAAGGCGACATCGCCAACTTCCACACCCTGTTCAACGTGCTGGTCACGCTGCTGTTCATCCCCTTTACCAGGGTGCTGGCCTGGCTGGCCGAGCGCACCATCCCCTCGCACCCGGGCGAGGCGCAGGACCTTTCCATGCCCGTGCTGGACGAACGCCTGTTCAACAGCCCGGCCGTGGCCCTGCAGCAGGCCAAAAATGCGGTGGAAAAAATGGCCTCCCGCGCGGCCGCCAACTTTGGCAAAGCCTTTGGGCAGCTTGAAAAATACGACGAGGAAACCACCGTCAGCATCAACACCCGCGAAGAATTGCTGGACAAGATGGAGGTTTCCATCACCTCTTACCTTATTAAGATCAGCGACCAGGAGCTCAGCGAAACCGAAAGCCGCCAGGTCAGCGAGCTGCTTAAGTTCATCTCGGAATACGAGCGCATCGGCGATTATTCCATCAACATCCTGCAGTGCGCCCGGCAGGCAAAAGAGCAGGAGCTCACCTTTTCCAAACAGGCCCGCCGGGAATTGGAGCTGCTGCGGGCCGCGGTGTGCGAAACGCTGGAACTGGCCGACGGCGCGTTCCGCCAGAACGACGCCGCCCTGGCCGCCCGGGTGGAACCGCTGGAAGAAGCGGTGGACCAGATGTGCGACGCGCTGCGCGAACGGCACCTGGGCCGCCTGAAAGCCGGCGAGTGCAGCATCGAGAGCGGCATCGTGTTTTTGGACCTGCTCACCAACGCCGAGCGCGTTTCGGACCACTGTTCCAACGTGGCGGCCCGCATCGTGGGCATGGAGGCCGACGATCTGGACGCCCACGCCCGCAAGGCGGGCCTGCTGGCCGGCCAGGATGCGGCGTTCAACGCCGGGCTTGCCGCCGCCAAAAGCAAATATCTGGCCCCCCTGGGCATCGCCGGGGCCTGA
- a CDS encoding Na/Pi cotransporter yields MSVFDVIDLAGGVALFLYGMSIMGSGLEKLAGGQMQAVLQKLTANTLRGVLLGTLITGVIQSSCGTIVIVVGLVNSGILDLTQAVGVIMGANIGTTVTGQLIRLADISGDSLLLTLIQPSTFSPVVAFIGAVLFVFFKSPKKRNIGQIMLGFGILFTGMFAMEGAVAPLRESPAFVHLFSTLQNPALGVLAGMAVTVAVQSSSASVGILQALSTTGVVNFGNAIPIILGAHIGTAFTPLVAAMGASKNAKRSAVIHLYFNVISSVVFLALIQLGQGLFGLPFWNSVLNKGSIANINTLTSVLATLCFFPFTALLVRLARLTVRDKPGEELDLSMPVLDERLLQSPAVALQQAKSAVEKMASRAHSNFVKVVGLFDRYDSETAANVTHREELLDKMEVAISDYLIKISDHEVTESEGRAVSELLKFTTEYERIGDYTVNLMECAQQLHDQELAFSSLARQESALLFGAVERVQALSNAAFFNADLSQAEKVEPLEETVDRMCEIVREKHIGRLKAGECSIEPGIVYLDVLTNLERISDHCSNIAARIIGDEAEDLDAHTRKARLLAGEDPAFNAQLAAYKTEYLVPLAGVELTS; encoded by the coding sequence ATGTCCGTTTTCGACGTGATCGACCTTGCAGGCGGCGTGGCGCTGTTTTTGTACGGCATGTCCATTATGGGGTCGGGGCTGGAAAAGCTGGCGGGCGGCCAGATGCAGGCCGTGCTGCAAAAGCTCACCGCAAACACCCTGCGCGGGGTGCTGCTGGGCACCCTGATCACCGGCGTGATCCAAAGCAGCTGCGGCACCATCGTGATCGTGGTGGGCCTGGTAAACAGCGGCATCCTGGATCTCACCCAGGCCGTGGGGGTCATCATGGGGGCCAACATCGGCACCACGGTCACCGGCCAGCTCATCCGCCTGGCCGATATCTCGGGCGACAGCCTGCTGCTCACCCTCATCCAGCCCAGCACCTTCAGCCCGGTGGTGGCGTTCATCGGGGCGGTGCTGTTCGTATTTTTCAAAAGCCCCAAAAAGCGAAACATCGGCCAGATCATGCTGGGCTTCGGCATTCTGTTCACCGGCATGTTCGCCATGGAGGGCGCGGTGGCCCCCCTGCGGGAGAGCCCGGCCTTCGTGCACCTGTTCTCCACCCTGCAAAACCCGGCGCTGGGTGTGCTGGCAGGCATGGCGGTAACGGTGGCGGTGCAGTCCTCCTCGGCCAGCGTGGGCATTTTGCAGGCGCTCTCCACCACGGGTGTGGTGAACTTCGGCAATGCCATCCCCATCATTCTGGGCGCGCACATCGGCACCGCCTTCACTCCCCTGGTGGCAGCCATGGGGGCCAGCAAAAACGCCAAGCGCAGCGCCGTGATCCACTTGTATTTCAACGTGATCAGTTCGGTGGTGTTTCTGGCGCTGATCCAGCTGGGGCAGGGGCTGTTCGGCCTTCCCTTCTGGAACTCGGTTCTCAATAAAGGCAGCATCGCCAACATCAACACCCTCACCAGCGTGCTGGCCACCCTGTGCTTTTTCCCCTTTACCGCCCTGCTGGTGCGCCTTGCCCGGCTCACCGTGCGCGACAAGCCCGGCGAAGAGCTGGACCTCTCCATGCCTGTGCTGGACGAACGCCTGCTGCAAAGCCCGGCCGTGGCGCTGCAGCAGGCCAAAAGCGCGGTGGAAAAAATGGCAAGCCGTGCCCACTCGAACTTTGTAAAGGTGGTCGGCCTGTTCGACCGGTACGACTCTGAAACAGCGGCCAACGTAACCCACCGGGAAGAACTGCTGGACAAGATGGAGGTTGCCATCAGCGACTATCTCATCAAGATCAGCGACCACGAGGTGACCGAAAGCGAGGGCCGCGCCGTGAGCGAGTTGCTCAAATTCACCACCGAATACGAGCGCATTGGCGATTACACGGTCAATCTGATGGAGTGCGCCCAGCAACTGCACGATCAGGAGCTCGCCTTTTCTTCCCTGGCCCGGCAGGAATCCGCGCTGCTGTTCGGCGCGGTGGAGCGGGTGCAGGCGCTCAGCAACGCGGCGTTTTTCAACGCCGACCTGAGCCAGGCCGAAAAGGTGGAGCCGCTGGAAGAAACGGTGGACCGCATGTGCGAGATCGTGCGCGAAAAGCACATCGGCCGCCTGAAAGCCGGCGAGTGCAGCATCGAGCCGGGCATCGTGTACCTGGACGTGCTCACCAATCTGGAGCGCATCTCGGATCACTGCTCCAACATCGCGGCCCGCATCATCGGCGACGAAGCCGAAGACCTGGACGCTCACACCCGCAAGGCCCGGCTGCTTGCGGGCGAGGACCCCGCCTTCAACGCCCAGCTTGCCGCCTACAAAACCGAGTATCTGGTTCCCCTGGCCGGGGTGGAGCTCACCTCTTAG